From the genome of Haloarcula taiwanensis:
CGTCGCCGATGGGTTAGGGTCAGTCATTGACGTGTCACCCGTCTCCGTCGGGACAGGCGAGTCCGTCTCCCGGGATTGGCGGACCCGTGGCACGACAAACCAAGCGGCGACGACAACCGCAAGCGCTACCCCGCCGCCGAAGACGGGCAGCCAGCTGGAGCCCATAACCGCGTTCCCGAAGGCTGCTGCCGGGTTCCCGTCTGAGCCAACCGGTGGGTTGCCGCCGCCGGACCCGGCCGCCAGCGTCGCCGTTGCAGTCGCGTTACCGAGGTTTGTCCTCGGCTCGTCGTACGTGGCCGTAACAGTAACGGACTCGTTGCTCTGCGGATTCTCGAAAACGGTCTGGAACGACCCGTTCCGGTTCGTCTCGACCCGCTGTGTTCCGCCAGCACCGATCTGCAGGCGTACCGGGCGACCAATCACAGGGTCTCCAGCAACGGTCTGGAGTTGCCCTCTGACGAGAGCCTCGCCATCCGTGCGTGATGCACTCACTGAGAGGTTCGTTCGAGTCTCGACGACGACAACAGGGGTCTCCGACTGGACGCCTGCAATCGCTCGGTCTGCATACGGAACCCGGGCGACGACCTGACGCTCCCCGTCGTTTACCGTCGTCGGGAGTCGGATCGTTTCTGTGACGGTGCCGTTCGGTCCGGTCGTCGTCCGTGCAATGACAGTGTCACCAATAGCAAACTCAACCGGGACCGCATCGACACCGTCCGACGCGACTATCACGGACGCCGTGGCGTTGAGTTGGTCGCCATATCCCACCACGTCCGGTGCAATGTCGCTCGTCACGTCCGGGGTTACCTGTTGTACCTCAATGGTGAACGTGGCGTTGTCGGACAGGTACACCGAGTCAGCGTCCGGAACGTACTCGATTGCGATGGGCTGTGACCCGAGCCTGGCTGAGCGTGGCTGGTACCGCGTTTCAAACACGCCGCTCGAATCAGTCTGCACAGTCCGTGTCCGGTTCTCGATCCTGAGTTCGATTGCTTCGTCGTCGATGACCGTGCCGTTCTCAGTCTGTATCCGCCCGGAGACCGTTCCGGGGTCGCGAAAGGATGCAGTCGCATCTATCGCCTGAACCGTGAGCGTCGTGCCGACGAGTGTCTCTTCACGGATCTCCGCCTGCGTTGCCGCAATGTTCTCTGTCGTCTCGTTAATCTCGCTCTGTCCTGAGGAGAGGTCGACAGACGTGGCGTTCTCAATCTGTTCAAGGTTCTGGGTCAGTTCTTCGCTCCTGTCACTAATGCTCGATGCTGTTCGCTCCATCGCACGCGCGGTGATGCGGGCCTCGCGTTCGTTACCGCGTTCGCGTGCCGTCTGATACGCCGCGTACTGTTGCCGATACCGTTGGACCTCGTCCGTGAGATTCCGCTGGTTCTCGCGTGCAGCCTCGAACTCCCTCGCAGCGGTATCATCCGTATCCGACGAGGTGTCTCCGGCGACTTCGACGTACTGCTCCAGACGTTTGTCGTAGTCGTTGCCGAGGACTGACCGAGCACGGTCGTACTGGTCGTTCGACAGCGCAATACTGCTGTCTTCCAGCCGTCCGCCCAGCGTCTGCGCTAACCAGGCAGCCGTTTCGTCGCTGTACTCCCCGTCAGATACCGAATCCGGGTCTTCCTGTTGCGTCTTATTGTTGTCCGCTGGCGTCTCTACCTGACGGTCCAGAACCGGACCCCCGTCGTTGGCTTGCACTGCTGTCACCCCACCAACGCCCGCTGTAAGTCCCATAATTGCGAGGGTGATGAACACGGCCCACGACTGGCTCCGGAACACACCGAGTTATTCCGCTGGTTTGATAAAATGCGTTCGGTTGACTCACCGGAGGCAGTTCCAGTCGGGTACTGCGACAGAAAGCAAAGCAATCAGCTATTTTTTTACCGTGCCGACATGACTCATTGGCAATGGCTGAAACCCGGGCGTGGAAACTACTGCTGCCGCGCCAACTCCGCCACCTTCCGGCCGATCTAGCAGGCGTTATCGGCGTGGTGATTCTGACGAACCTAGCTGCCCTCCTGCCGGTCGTCTCCGACACCCCAGTCCGCATCGTCGCAGGACTCGTGTTCGTCCTCTTCATTCCCGGCTATGCGTTCATCGCGGCGCTGTTCCCGGAGGCCGGAAGCGGCCCGACGGCTGATGAGGAGAACGGTACGAATCCACAAGCCGACGGAATTGACGGTATCGAACGGACTGCACTCTCATTCGGCCTCAGCATCGCGCTCGTTCCGCTGGTCGGTCTGGTGTTGAACTTCACGCCGTGGGGCATCCGCCTGCTTCCGATTCTCGTCTCGCTCAGCGGACTGACGCTCGTGTTGACTGCTGTCGCGGCTGTTCGACGCTGGGCATTGCCCGCTGACGAACGGTTTCGCGTCCCGTACCGTACGTGGCTCAGTGCCGGCCGTGATGAACTGTTCTCGCCGGCTTCACGGACAGACGCAGTCCTGAACGTCCTGCTGGTCCTGAGCATCCTGCTTGCGGCCGCCAGCGTCGGATATGCCATTACGGTGCCGAAAGACGGCGAGCGGTTCAGTGAGTTCTACCTGCTGACAGAGGACGAAGACGGCGAACTCGTCGCTGACGGCTATCCGACGGAGTTTCGCCAGGGCGAGGGCCGCTCGCTGATTGTCGGTATCGGCAATCAGGAACACGAACGGACAGAGTACACCGTTGTCGCCGAGTTACAGCGCGTCGAGCGCGTCGGCAACGAGACGCAGGTCCGGGAGCGGTCGGAACTGCGACGCTTCCAGCCGACGCTAGGTCACAACGAGACCTGGCAGCGCCAACACGAGGTGACTCCCGGGATGACTGGCGACAGGCTTCGGCTCCAGTACCTGCTGTACCGTGGCTCACCGCCTGCCACCGTGGACCAGTCGACCGCATACCGGGAAGTCCATCTCTGGGTGAACGTAACCGGCTAACCCGTGTTCTCGTAGAACCCATGTAACTCGGGACTGTCCCACTGCCTGCCGCTTGAACACCGAACCCGGCGAACAGCTTTTATTTTCCCGGACCGTTCGCTTCACGGTGTACCCCGCAGGCCACTTCCTCCTCGCAGCCATCCCGTTGACAGTGTATACGGTGGCCCGGTGGCGTCGCCTCCCGTCCGGGCCGATGGTACTCCTCTTGCTTGTCGCGACGCAACTCCCGGACGTAATCGATAAACCGCTCGCGTGGACGTTCGCTATCCTTCCGAGCGGGCGAATGCTGGCCCATTCGCTGGTCGTCTCGCTACCCATCCTCACCATTGTTGTGCTGCTGGCTGCACGTTGTGGCTATGTGCGGTACGCTGTGGTGTTTTCGGCCGGCTACCTCTCACACATCGCCGGCGACTTCTACCCCATCGTGCGGCTCGGGACAGAGTACTACTTCTTCCCGAACCTGTTCTGGCCGCTGTTGGCGGCGAACCCAGATAAAACGCCGTCGTTTGCGGCGCATTCACCCGACAGTCTGCTCTCGTTTGCTGTCCCTGTGGCCGTCTTCGGACTGGCCGTCAGCTACAGTCTCGTGACGGTATACCGAAGAGACGACCGGTTCCCCGCCGGAGTGCCACCGCGATAACACTTCGTTCAACAGTCGTCGCCTGCCAGAATGGCGGCTCTCCGGCGACGGAAGGCAAGTTGTCAGTCAGATATTGTCGCTGCCGTTCCCAACGCTACGGGCAAAAGGACAGCGACCGTCTTAGGATGGGGCCACGGGTTCGATCGGCGCTTCGCCGCAGTTGACACAGATGTACTCCTCGTCAACAGTGCGTACGACCGGTGAATTGCACGTGATGCACTTGAGTTTCGCCGCACGAGATGGCTTTGCGTAGTCCCCCATTGTGTGTACCTTACAGACACATGTTATTTGTAAAATAATATAAAATTACCCCTTACAGCAATATTGTATCAGCAGCCGCTGGTGACCGGATAATGCAATGACTCGTGCCCTCGGTGGGGACACCGCAGGAAGAGAGCCGTGGCAGAGAATAGACAAAACCGCCGGTAAACTGTGAGGGTTCGTTACTCCCGGCGTGCCAGGAATCCGGCACCTAGCAGTGCTAGCACCGCGACAAGTACGGTGAAACCGGGACCGCTCGAACTCGTGGTCTCGACCGAACCCTCGGTGCCAGCTGTTGCCGTGTCGTCGGGTTGCTGGGCACCACCACCACCTGCGGTCGTGGCCGTTTCCGTCTGCTCATCGTCGTCTTCTGTTTCGGTGCTGTCGTCCGTGGTAGTCTGGTCCTCAGTATCGGTCGTCGGTTCGTCCTCAGTGTCCTCACTATCGGAGTTGTCGTCTCCGCTATCGCTATCGTCACTCCCGTCGTCGCCACCGCCACTGTTGTCGCCATCGTCGCCACCGCCACTGTTGTCGCCGTCGTCGCCACCGCCACTGTTATCGCCGTCGTCGCCACCGCCACTGTTATCGCCGTCGTCACCACCGCCACTGTTATCGCCGTCGTCGCCATCGGTTTCATTCGACTGCGACAGTGTGATTGTCCCGGTGGCGGAGTTGATTTCGTTGGAGTCCTCGCCAACGGCGATGTGAACGTATGTGTAGGTCCCGTTTGGCCAGGAGTCCAGTGTTTCGACATCGACAGTGGTATCGGAGGCGTCGGACACCGTCGTCGCCGAGGCATGCAACACGTCGTCACCGGTCGGCTCTGGTGATGCTTCGGAGAGAACGAATCCGAACAGACCGACTAGCCCCGCAGACGGCATCGCTCCCGCTGCCGTCGAGTCCCCAACGGGGAGGGTGGCGTCATCATCGGCCGACGAGACGCCGTTGACGCCATCAAAGGAATTCTCGACCGTGACCTGCTCTTCCGAGAAGTTCTCATCGATGTCGCCGGTCACGCGAACGGTGCTCGTTCGCTGTTGGAGTTCGTCCTCGTCGAACAACAACACGGCGTGCGTGACAGAGTCATCGTCCAGTCCGGTCTCGATATCGAGCGACACGTTGTCACCAGCAGCGACATCGTTGGCGGTCGCATTGACTGTGGCTGGGCTTTCCTGAACCAGCGTCTGTTCGACGCCGACAACGGTCACGTTTCCATCGGCCGAGACGTTGTTATCCGAAACGGACAGGCCCTGCCCGTCATCGACAGTGACCAGAATGAAGCCGTACGCGCCACCCGAGTCAGGTGTGTAGGAGGTTTCGAGCACACCGTTGTCATCTATCGAGTCGACCCCCTCGGCATCGTCTAGCAGTTCGACAGAGTTAGCGTTGGAGTCATTCGTAAAGATATCAGCTAGATCGGTTCTGACGCTGCCTTCACTAAACCCGGCCGCAGTTGGGTCCTCAGAGAGACGGACAGCGAGCAGTTGCGCCTCGTCGCCGGCAAGTCCCGTGGTTCCAGCCCCTGTCGTTGATTCGAACGTGAGATCAACTGATTCGCCTGCCTGGTGAATCGTGTACTCTTCCCTGTTGAGGGGGACGTCACCGGTCTGGGCGGACTCAATGTTGATGTACGTCTGTGGAGCGGCTATCGCCGTGGGGCCGGTAGAGGATGTCCGAAGCGGGAGCAGTGACCGCTCCCAGACATCTACGTTTTCCGTCACTGCCGTCGTTTGTCCGTCATCCACTGGCGTTGCCGCTGCTGATGTTACCGACATGGGAGCGGCTAACACCAGCAGCACTGTAATCGCACAAATTACAGTGTGTTTCCCGTTTGGTGTTTTATACATTACTGAATTTTTTCGAAAGGGCACGGTATAATTCTTATGCAGTGACATTCGACGATACACGGTGTCATATGAAGGTTGGAAGACATGTAGACACCGTTCAAAGTTATAGTATGCGAACGCTGAGTCTGTGTCTCGGTACGTGCCTGTTTACCCGGTAAGAGCTACCAGAAGAGTGACTGTTCGACGCCGTCCAACTGACAGCGCACCAGTTCGCGGTATCAGGTTGGCACTATATCGCCGTGGGACCGGTATGTTCAGTGACGTTCGGTGACGGAATGTGTGCCTTGTTCGGCACCGCCGATCAGTTATTCTGCGCCGTCTTCGTCGTCATCACCAGTGCTATTCGGTCCACCAGCGTTATCTGGGGGCCCGCCGCCGTTGCCCGGACCATTGCCGTTGCCCGTCCCACCGTTGTCAGAGCCGCCACCCGGACTCACTGTCACTGTACCGGTGTCCGAGTTGATGGTGCCAGTTTCATTACCAACTGCGACGTGGACGTACTGGTATGCGCCGTTTGGCCAGGACTCCAGCGTCTGTACCGTTACATTGGCGTCAGAGTCAGCGCTGACGACCGTTGCTGAAGCGTGGATAACGTCGCCGTCGGCATCTGATTCAGCTTCAGAAACCACCACGCCGAATATACCCTGTAACCCGATTGCGGGTAGCGACTGGTTTTCGGAGAGGTTGATACCTGCGAGACTGGTGTTGTCGCCGACTGTCGCAACACCGCTGACGTTGTCAAAGGAATTTTCCACAGTGATCTGGTCCTGACTGAAGCTCTCATTTAGCTCGCCAGACACGGTCACCGTGCTTGACTGCCGCTGAAGTTCGCCTCGCCTCACCAGCATCACTGCGTGCGTGGCGTTTTCGTCCTCCATCTCGGTGTCGATATCTAGCGTAACGTTGTCACCTGGATTGACCGGATTCTGAGTCGGCTCGACGGTCGAAGCGTTGTCCTGTACAATCGCTTGCTCGACACCGACGACAGTCACGGTCCCGTTGACGGAGACGTTGCCGTCCGACACCGACAGGCCCTCGTCACCCTCGTCGACAGTCACCAGAACGAAGCCGTATGCACCGCCCGATTCAGGGGTGTAGGACGCATTCAGTTCGCCGTTCTCGTCTATCGTGCCGACGCCGTCCGCGTCATCAAGCAGTTCCGACGACGTGGTGTCGGAGTTGTTTTCAAAGACATCCCCGAGGGACGCGGTAGAGATGTTGCTGGCGTTTATCCCTGCCGTAGCTGGTACTTGATCAAGTTTGACAGCGAGCAGTTGCGCCTCGTCGCCGGCGAGCGACCGCGTTCCGGCACCGATCCGTGGTTCGAAGGACATGTTGATCGACTCGTTGCGCTCGTGGATCGTCACCGTCCGTTTGTTAAGCGGTAGGTTGCCGGTTGCAGCCGATTCGACGTTGATGAACGTCCGCGGTGCCACTATCGTGGTCGGCCCTTCTGATGTCGTTCGGAGCGTGAGTGGAGACCGTTCCCACACGTCGACGTTTTCGGTTACCGAGATCGATTGACTCTCGGCGACAGGAGTTGCCCCGACAGTGGACATCACTGATAACGGACCAGCCAACACGAGTGCGACTGCCATTACGAAGACGACAGTCGGTTTTATTATTGGCGTTTTTACCATTACTGAAATATTACTGAGGGCTTTGGTATATTTCTTGTGCAATGATACTATTTGGGTAGCCCAAAACACCCCTCTGGAAGCATACAATGCACAAACTGGGATTTAACTGACTGTATTGTTTCAATTATTTCTTTTTGATAAGTATCAAGTAATAAGATGATAGCTAACCAGTGGTAAACAGTCTATATAAT
Proteins encoded in this window:
- a CDS encoding PGF-CTERM sorting domain-containing protein, which encodes MTENVDVWERSLLPLRTSSTGPTAIAAPQTYINIESAQTGDVPLNREEYTIHQAGESVDLTFESTTGAGTTGLAGDEAQLLAVRLSEDPTAAGFSEGSVRTDLADIFTNDSNANSVELLDDAEGVDSIDDNGVLETSYTPDSGGAYGFILVTVDDGQGLSVSDNNVSADGNVTVVGVEQTLVQESPATVNATANDVAAGDNVSLDIETGLDDDSVTHAVLLFDEDELQQRTSTVRVTGDIDENFSEEQVTVENSFDGVNGVSSADDDATLPVGDSTAAGAMPSAGLVGLFGFVLSEASPEPTGDDVLHASATTVSDASDTTVDVETLDSWPNGTYTYVHIAVGEDSNEINSATGTITLSQSNETDGDDGDNSGGGDDGDNSGGGDDGDNSGGGDDGDNSGGGDDGDNSGGGDDGSDDSDSGDDNSDSEDTEDEPTTDTEDQTTTDDSTETEDDDEQTETATTAGGGGAQQPDDTATAGTEGSVETTSSSGPGFTVLVAVLALLGAGFLARRE
- a CDS encoding PGF-CTERM sorting domain-containing protein, translating into MSTVGATPVAESQSISVTENVDVWERSPLTLRTTSEGPTTIVAPRTFINVESAATGNLPLNKRTVTIHERNESINMSFEPRIGAGTRSLAGDEAQLLAVKLDQVPATAGINASNISTASLGDVFENNSDTTSSELLDDADGVGTIDENGELNASYTPESGGAYGFVLVTVDEGDEGLSVSDGNVSVNGTVTVVGVEQAIVQDNASTVEPTQNPVNPGDNVTLDIDTEMEDENATHAVMLVRRGELQRQSSTVTVSGELNESFSQDQITVENSFDNVSGVATVGDNTSLAGINLSENQSLPAIGLQGIFGVVVSEAESDADGDVIHASATVVSADSDANVTVQTLESWPNGAYQYVHVAVGNETGTINSDTGTVTVSPGGGSDNGGTGNGNGPGNGGGPPDNAGGPNSTGDDDEDGAE